From Oceanococcus atlanticus, a single genomic window includes:
- the gshA gene encoding glutamate--cysteine ligase, producing MTQNQMGLERETLRVDAHGQVSESDHPQGVGHKLTHPSITVDFSEGLLELVTAPHRGGEPMLDELGQLHAWVARHLPAGERLWAMSMPPSALNEQIRIADFGPSASGRMKQIYRQGLASRYGKIMQVIAGVHFNFSFDPRFLAHMHNRLGQGLDEQACRNQLYFRLIRGFDQHAWVLPYLFGASPIAARSSMAQPTSWLRTLDDQHVYGEFATSLRMSDIGYQSPAQSDLNISHRDLTDYVRELVLATRTPWPAYEALGAQANGDWVQLNGNILQIENEYYSAIRPKQIVERGERPACALFNRGVSYIEVRMLDVDPFAPLGLSADSARFLEVFLLACLAWGEDNPGREKIDKHNRTVAIRYGRQPGVKLMRGSSSLSLRHWLDECLDDCALIAVQLDRAHGGQRYAQAVQIQRDKWQAPETLPSQRVLDAGADGGYHDWALGLAERHTRGFAEQAMDTAVAAELTQLTRDSFEQAAALPAASASQVEAYVQDYFASVCDDMLASLL from the coding sequence TTGACGCAAAATCAGATGGGCCTGGAGCGTGAAACTCTGCGTGTTGATGCACACGGGCAAGTGTCCGAGAGCGATCATCCGCAGGGGGTCGGGCACAAACTTACGCACCCCTCAATAACGGTCGATTTTTCAGAAGGTTTGCTCGAACTGGTCACCGCACCGCACCGTGGTGGCGAGCCCATGCTCGATGAATTGGGCCAACTGCATGCGTGGGTCGCGCGCCATTTGCCGGCCGGCGAGCGTCTCTGGGCGATGAGCATGCCCCCGTCGGCGCTCAACGAGCAGATCCGCATCGCAGATTTTGGCCCCAGCGCCAGCGGTCGTATGAAGCAGATCTACCGCCAGGGGCTGGCCTCGCGCTACGGCAAGATCATGCAGGTGATCGCCGGGGTGCATTTCAATTTTTCTTTCGACCCGCGTTTTCTGGCTCACATGCACAACCGCCTGGGGCAGGGCTTGGATGAGCAGGCGTGCCGCAATCAGCTCTACTTCCGCTTGATACGCGGCTTTGATCAGCACGCCTGGGTCTTGCCCTACCTGTTTGGCGCTTCGCCAATCGCGGCACGCAGTTCCATGGCTCAGCCGACCAGTTGGCTGAGAACGCTGGACGATCAGCATGTCTATGGTGAATTTGCCACCAGTCTGCGTATGAGCGACATCGGTTATCAGAGTCCGGCGCAGTCGGATCTCAACATCTCGCACCGCGATCTCACCGACTACGTGCGTGAACTGGTGCTGGCCACGCGCACGCCATGGCCCGCCTATGAAGCCCTGGGCGCGCAGGCCAATGGTGATTGGGTGCAGCTCAACGGCAATATCCTGCAGATTGAGAACGAGTACTACAGCGCGATTCGTCCCAAGCAGATCGTCGAGCGCGGCGAGCGGCCGGCATGCGCCCTGTTCAACCGTGGGGTCAGTTATATCGAAGTGCGCATGCTCGATGTGGATCCGTTTGCGCCGCTTGGTTTGAGCGCCGACAGCGCGCGTTTCCTGGAAGTCTTTCTGCTGGCCTGTCTGGCCTGGGGGGAAGACAATCCCGGGCGCGAGAAAATCGACAAGCACAACCGTACTGTGGCCATCCGCTACGGGCGCCAGCCCGGGGTCAAGTTGATGCGCGGCTCCTCCAGCTTGTCACTGCGCCACTGGCTGGACGAATGTCTGGATGATTGCGCGCTGATCGCGGTTCAACTGGACCGCGCTCACGGAGGGCAGCGTTACGCTCAGGCCGTGCAGATTCAGCGTGACAAATGGCAGGCGCCCGAGACCTTGCCGTCCCAGCGTGTGCTGGATGCCGGTGCCGACGGCGGTTACCACGATTGGGCGCTGGGTCTGGCCGAGCGCCATACCCGAGGGTTTGCCGAGCAGGCCATGGATACGGCGGTGGCGGCGGAATTGACGCAATTGACCCGTGATTCCTTCGAGCAGGCGGCGGCTTTGCCGGCGGCAAGCGCCAGTCAGGTCGAGGCCTATGTGCAGGACTATTTCGCCTCGGTTTGTGATGACATGTTGGCCAGTCTGCTCTGA